A single window of Gossypium arboreum isolate Shixiya-1 chromosome 13, ASM2569848v2, whole genome shotgun sequence DNA harbors:
- the LOC108461912 gene encoding uncharacterized protein LOC108461912: MFAERSKQGISDNKIYHYHLNLGGSVSTRRLTRIPSIPKNDAKFRTHLSRMGRRWHQCFILIAAVSKHFLREYVGIHSLGFRNFLPKPELLRSIVDSGFEHLSEGKVLNSCLMLTFVNSMN, from the exons ATGTTTGCTGAAAGGAGTAAACAAG GCATTAGTGATAATAAGATATATCATTATCACTTAAATCTTGGAGGAAGTGTATCTACCAGAAGGCTGACTAGGATACCTTCAATTCCTAAGAATGATGCAAAGTTCAG AACACACTTATCCAGGATGGGAAGGAGATGGCATCAGTGCTTTATACTTATCGCAGCTGTGTCAAAGCACTTCCTCAG GGAGTATGTTGGAATTCACAGTTTGGGATTCAGAAACTTTCTGCCGAAACCGGAGCTGCTTCGATCTATTGTGGATTCTGGTTTTGAACATCTTTCCGAAGGCAAAGTTTTAAACTCATGTCTGATGTTAACATTCGTGAATTCCATGAATTAA